The following are encoded together in the Serratia odorifera genome:
- the rsxG gene encoding electron transport complex subunit RsxG, which produces MLQSMRKHGTTLALFAAVTTGLTAVVNTLTQKTIAHQAALQQKTLLDQVVPPEHYDNDMQSECYLVSDPALGNALAHRLYLARKQGQPVGAALETTAPDGYSGAIKLLVGADFSGNVFGSRVIEHHETPGLGDKIELRISNWITVFSGKKIDGPDDKRWAVKKDGGMFDQFTGATITPRAVVNSVRRTALYMETLPPKLATLPACGAGE; this is translated from the coding sequence ATGCTGCAATCAATGAGAAAGCATGGCACGACGCTGGCACTGTTTGCCGCCGTGACCACCGGCCTGACCGCGGTAGTCAACACGCTGACGCAAAAAACCATCGCTCATCAGGCCGCCCTGCAACAGAAAACCCTGCTTGATCAGGTGGTGCCGCCCGAGCACTATGATAACGATATGCAGTCCGAGTGTTACCTGGTGAGCGATCCGGCTCTCGGCAACGCCCTTGCGCACCGCTTGTATCTGGCGCGCAAACAGGGGCAGCCGGTTGGCGCCGCGCTGGAAACCACTGCACCGGACGGCTATTCAGGAGCCATCAAACTGCTGGTCGGCGCCGACTTTAGCGGCAACGTGTTTGGCAGCCGGGTGATTGAGCATCACGAGACACCGGGGCTGGGCGACAAGATAGAACTGCGCATCAGCAACTGGATCACCGTGTTCAGCGGCAAGAAAATCGACGGCCCGGACGATAAACGTTGGGCGGTGAAGAAGGACGGCGGCATGTTCGATCAGTTTACCGGCGCCACCATCACCCCGCGCGCAGTGGTCAATTCCGTGCGCCGCACGGCGTTGTATATGGAAACGTTGCCGCCTAAACTAGCCACATTACCTGCCTGTGGAGCCGGCGAATGA
- a CDS encoding electron transport complex subunit E: MSEAKELMIQGLWKNNSALVQLLGLCPLLAVTSTATNALGLGLATTLVLVITNGSISALRRWVPSEVRIPIYVMIIAAAVSIVQMLINAYAFGLYQSLGIFIPLIVTNCIVVGRAEAVAARKPVGLALIDGLFIGLGATGAMFVLGSMRELIGNGTLFDGADMLLGSWAKVLRIEVVHFDSPFLLAMLPPGAFIGLGLMLAVKYVIDEKMKARKAQAVAHQPTLEKGQPEKA, translated from the coding sequence ATGAGCGAAGCAAAAGAGTTAATGATTCAAGGGTTGTGGAAAAACAACTCGGCGCTGGTGCAGCTGCTCGGGCTGTGCCCGCTGCTGGCGGTCACCTCAACCGCCACCAACGCCCTGGGACTGGGACTGGCGACCACGCTGGTACTGGTGATCACCAATGGCTCCATCTCCGCCCTGCGTCGCTGGGTGCCAAGCGAAGTGCGTATTCCGATCTACGTGATGATCATCGCCGCTGCGGTCAGCATCGTGCAAATGCTGATCAACGCCTATGCCTTTGGTCTGTATCAATCGCTGGGGATCTTTATCCCGCTTATCGTTACCAACTGCATCGTGGTCGGCCGTGCGGAGGCGGTCGCGGCACGCAAGCCGGTCGGGCTGGCGCTGATTGACGGCCTGTTCATCGGCCTGGGCGCTACCGGCGCCATGTTCGTGCTAGGTTCGATGCGCGAACTGATTGGCAACGGCACGCTGTTTGACGGCGCCGATATGCTGTTAGGCAGTTGGGCCAAAGTGCTGCGTATCGAAGTGGTGCATTTTGACAGCCCGTTCCTGCTGGCCATGCTGCCGCCGGGGGCGTTTATCGGTCTGGGGCTGATGCTGGCGGTCAAATATGTGATTGATGAAAAAATGAAGGCGCGCAAAGCCCAAGCCGTGGCTCACCAGCCGACGCTGGAAAAAGGACAGCCAGAGAAAGCCTGA
- the nth gene encoding endonuclease III — MNKQKRLEILTRLRDNNPHPTTELVFTTPFELLIAVLLSAQATDVSVNKATAKLYPVANTPAAMLALGVDGVKEYIKTIGLFNSKAENVIKTCRILLEQHGGEVPEDRAALEALPGVGRKTANVVLNTAFGWPTIAVDTHIFRVSNRTRFAPGNTVEQVEDKLLKVVPAEFKVDCHHWLILHGRYTCIARKPRCGSCIIEDLCEYKEKVYPDA, encoded by the coding sequence ATGAATAAACAAAAACGCCTGGAAATTCTGACCCGTTTACGCGACAACAACCCGCACCCGACTACCGAACTGGTATTTACCACGCCGTTTGAACTGCTGATCGCCGTGCTGTTGTCGGCACAGGCGACCGACGTCAGCGTCAACAAGGCCACCGCCAAGCTGTATCCGGTGGCCAATACGCCAGCGGCGATGCTGGCGCTGGGGGTCGACGGCGTCAAGGAATACATCAAGACCATCGGCCTGTTCAATAGCAAGGCCGAGAATGTGATCAAAACCTGCCGTATCCTGCTGGAACAGCATGGCGGCGAGGTGCCAGAGGATCGCGCGGCACTCGAGGCGTTGCCCGGCGTTGGTCGAAAAACAGCAAACGTGGTGTTGAATACCGCCTTTGGCTGGCCCACCATTGCGGTAGATACCCACATCTTCCGCGTCAGCAATCGGACGCGCTTCGCACCGGGTAATACCGTCGAACAGGTTGAAGACAAGCTGCTGAAAGTAGTGCCGGCGGAATTCAAGGTCGACTGCCATCACTGGTTGATCCTGCATGGTCGTTATACCTGTATCGCCCGCAAACCGCGCTGCGGTTCCTGCATCATCGAAGATCTTTGCGAATACAAGGAAAAGGTCTATCCCGACGCCTGA
- the dtpA gene encoding dipeptide/tripeptide permease DtpA yields the protein MSTANNQHQEGVSLNAFKQPKAFYLIFSIELWERFGYYGLQGIMAVYLVKMLGLSEADSITLFSSFSALVYGFVAIGGWLGDKVLGTKRVIVLGALVLAVGYAMVAYSGHDIFWVYLGMATIAVGSGLFKANPSSLLSTCYEKDDPRLDGAFTMYYMSVNIGSFMSMLATPWLAAKYGWSVAFSLSVVGMLITLVNFMLCHRWVKQHGSKPDFKPLHLQKLLMVLVGIVALVALSSWLLHNQVIARWALAIISAGIVIVFAKETFAMHGAARRKMIVAFLLMLEAVVFFVLYSQMPTSLNFFAIHNVEHNILGLAFEPEQYQALNPFWIMLASPILAALYNKMGDRLPMPHKFAFGMFLCSGAFLVLPWGASFANEQGIVSVNWLILSYALQSVGELMISGLGLAMVAQLVPQRLMGFIMGSWFLTTAAAALIAGKVAGLTAVPSDVNDAHASLAIYSHVFMQIGIATGVIAILMMLTAPKLYRMTLDTAEDTEQKAQQATTAAR from the coding sequence GTGTCAACAGCAAACAACCAACATCAGGAAGGCGTCAGCTTAAACGCCTTTAAACAACCCAAGGCGTTCTATTTGATCTTCTCGATCGAACTGTGGGAGCGTTTCGGTTATTACGGCCTGCAGGGCATCATGGCGGTTTATCTGGTCAAGATGCTTGGCCTGAGCGAAGCCGATTCAATTACGCTGTTTTCGTCTTTCAGCGCGCTGGTGTATGGCTTTGTCGCCATCGGCGGCTGGCTGGGGGATAAAGTGCTCGGCACCAAGCGTGTCATCGTCCTCGGCGCGCTGGTATTGGCGGTAGGCTACGCCATGGTAGCCTACTCCGGCCACGATATTTTCTGGGTTTACCTCGGCATGGCGACCATCGCCGTCGGCAGCGGTCTGTTCAAGGCCAACCCGTCCTCTTTGCTGTCTACCTGTTACGAAAAAGACGATCCGCGTCTCGATGGCGCCTTCACCATGTACTATATGTCGGTGAATATCGGCTCTTTCATGTCGATGCTGGCAACGCCCTGGCTGGCAGCCAAATACGGCTGGAGCGTCGCGTTCTCGCTGAGCGTGGTCGGGATGCTGATCACGCTGGTCAACTTTATGCTGTGCCATCGCTGGGTTAAACAGCACGGCTCCAAACCAGACTTCAAACCATTGCATCTGCAAAAGCTGCTGATGGTGCTGGTCGGCATCGTCGCACTGGTCGCTCTGTCCAGCTGGCTGCTGCACAATCAGGTAATTGCCCGCTGGGCACTGGCGATTATCTCCGCCGGCATCGTGATCGTGTTCGCCAAGGAAACCTTTGCCATGCACGGCGCAGCGCGTCGCAAAATGATCGTAGCGTTCCTGCTGATGCTGGAAGCGGTGGTGTTCTTCGTGCTGTATAGCCAAATGCCGACCTCATTGAACTTCTTTGCCATTCATAACGTTGAACACAACATTCTGGGCCTGGCGTTCGAACCCGAGCAGTATCAGGCGCTGAACCCGTTCTGGATCATGCTGGCCAGTCCGATTCTGGCGGCACTGTACAATAAAATGGGCGATCGCCTGCCGATGCCGCACAAGTTCGCGTTCGGTATGTTCCTGTGCTCCGGTGCGTTTCTGGTGCTGCCATGGGGCGCCAGCTTCGCCAACGAACAGGGCATCGTTTCCGTCAACTGGCTGATCCTGAGCTACGCGCTGCAAAGCGTCGGTGAGCTGATGATCTCGGGCCTGGGGCTGGCGATGGTGGCCCAACTGGTACCACAACGCCTGATGGGCTTCATTATGGGTTCCTGGTTCCTGACCACCGCGGCTGCAGCGCTGATTGCCGGTAAAGTGGCAGGTCTAACCGCCGTACCAAGCGACGTGAACGATGCGCATGCTTCATTGGCGATTTATAGCCATGTCTTTATGCAGATTGGTATCGCTACCGGCGTTATCGCCATTCTGATGATGCTCACCGCGCCGAAGCTGTACCGCATGACGCTGGATACCGCGGAAGACACCGAACAGAAGGCGCAACAGGCGACTACCGCCGCGCGTTAA